The following proteins are co-located in the Microbacterium immunditiarum genome:
- a CDS encoding GIY-YIG nuclease family protein — protein sequence MAMRREMPGPCVLCGATRGERRAGHWSCAACGWRVGDVPDAELPLPRIDVVYYIRYADRIKIGTSSQPRQRLGAIWHDELLAFERGGRAVEQERHRRFAHLREGGEWFRADDELLDHVRAISAEASPWDAYARWLSEALQR from the coding sequence ATGGCGATGCGCCGAGAGATGCCGGGTCCGTGCGTGCTGTGCGGCGCGACCCGCGGCGAGCGCCGTGCGGGGCACTGGTCGTGCGCGGCGTGCGGGTGGCGGGTGGGCGATGTGCCGGATGCCGAATTGCCGCTCCCCCGCATCGACGTCGTCTACTACATCCGCTACGCCGACCGCATCAAGATCGGCACGTCGTCTCAGCCCCGGCAGCGCCTCGGCGCGATCTGGCACGACGAGCTGCTCGCGTTCGAGCGGGGCGGGCGTGCCGTCGAGCAGGAGCGGCACCGCCGGTTCGCCCATCTGCGCGAGGGCGGCGAGTGGTTCCGCGCCGATGACGAGCTGCTCGACCACGTGCGCGCGATCTCGGCGGAGGCGTCGCCGTGGGACGCGTACGCCCGCTGGCTCAGCGAAGCCCTGCAGCGCTGA
- a CDS encoding D-arabinono-1,4-lactone oxidase — MTAAGANWAGNLTYSARELVAPATVDELRRVVASAARVKALGSRHSFNRIADTDGVLVSAAALGGPELDSGRAVVRAPAGMRYGELAPWLQERGWALANLASLPHISLAGAVSTGTHGSGDRNPSLAEAVEGVEFVGADGEVHRIARGDADFGSAVVSLGALGVTTAIELRVEPTFEVAQTVYPDAPLDRVLERYDSVTGAAYSVSLFTTWRDPDRVDQIWVKERLDRPGPGLPEGLGVSAAGGPLHPLPGVSAEPCTTQGGVPGPWLARLPHFRLEFTPSNGDELQSEYLVPRTAGVAAIEALRGLAARIAPLLQVCELRTVAADTQWLAPSGGRDSTALHFTWKPLQREVEAFLPELESALAPFEARPHWGKLFDTSGVSRLPGFYPEWERFAELRERLDPRGIFVNGFLEAVGL, encoded by the coding sequence GTGACGGCAGCAGGCGCCAACTGGGCGGGCAACCTCACGTACAGCGCGCGCGAGCTCGTCGCTCCGGCGACGGTCGACGAGCTGCGGCGGGTCGTGGCATCCGCCGCACGGGTCAAGGCGCTCGGCTCGCGTCACTCGTTCAACCGCATCGCCGACACCGACGGCGTGCTCGTCTCGGCCGCCGCGCTCGGTGGGCCCGAGCTCGACTCTGGGCGCGCGGTCGTGCGCGCCCCCGCGGGCATGCGCTACGGCGAGCTCGCGCCGTGGTTGCAGGAACGCGGATGGGCGCTCGCGAACCTCGCGTCGCTGCCCCACATCTCGCTCGCGGGAGCCGTCAGCACGGGGACGCACGGCTCGGGCGACCGCAATCCGTCGCTCGCCGAGGCGGTCGAGGGCGTGGAGTTCGTCGGCGCCGACGGCGAGGTGCATCGCATTGCGCGGGGTGACGCCGACTTCGGCAGCGCGGTCGTCTCACTGGGGGCGCTCGGCGTGACGACGGCGATCGAGCTGCGCGTGGAGCCCACGTTCGAGGTGGCGCAGACGGTGTATCCGGATGCCCCGCTCGACCGCGTGCTCGAACGGTATGACTCCGTCACCGGAGCCGCGTACAGCGTGTCGCTGTTCACGACGTGGCGGGACCCCGACCGCGTGGACCAGATCTGGGTCAAGGAGCGCCTCGACCGGCCGGGGCCGGGCTTGCCCGAGGGCCTCGGCGTGTCAGCGGCGGGAGGGCCGCTGCATCCGCTCCCCGGTGTGAGCGCCGAGCCGTGCACGACGCAGGGCGGGGTGCCGGGGCCGTGGCTCGCACGTCTGCCGCATTTCCGCCTCGAGTTCACGCCCTCCAACGGCGACGAGCTGCAGTCGGAGTACCTCGTGCCACGCACCGCCGGAGTCGCGGCGATCGAGGCGCTGCGCGGACTGGCCGCGCGCATCGCGCCGCTGCTGCAGGTGTGCGAGCTGCGCACGGTCGCCGCCGACACGCAGTGGCTCGCGCCGTCGGGAGGCCGCGACAGCACGGCACTGCACTTCACGTGGAAGCCCCTGCAGCGCGAGGTCGAGGCGTTCCTGCCCGAGCTGGAGTCGGCCCTCGCGCCCTTCGAGGCGCGGCCGCACTGGGGCAAGCTCTTCGACACGTCGGGCGTCTCGCGCTTGCCCGGGTTCTATCCGGAATGGGAGCGCTTCGCCGAGCTGCGCGAGCGGCTCGACCCGCGCGGGATCTTCGTCAACGGCTTCCTCGAGGCGGTCGGGCTGTAG
- a CDS encoding CinA family protein: MTESDQGAIDWVALLADIALAGGLRVAVAESLTSGLVASAVGAGPEAEDWFAGAIVAYQSSVKERLLGVEPGIDPVSGECAEQLAAGALRVMRADVAVSTTGVGGPDPQDDHPAGTVYLGWAMDGAHGHRALRLNGDPEHILSQTVTEAVRLLLDASVKL; this comes from the coding sequence ATGACCGAGTCCGACCAGGGGGCCATCGACTGGGTCGCTCTGCTGGCCGACATCGCGCTGGCGGGCGGCCTGCGGGTCGCGGTCGCGGAGTCGTTGACCAGCGGGCTCGTCGCGAGCGCCGTCGGGGCGGGGCCGGAGGCCGAGGACTGGTTCGCCGGAGCGATCGTCGCCTACCAATCGAGCGTCAAGGAGCGCCTCCTGGGCGTCGAGCCCGGCATCGACCCGGTGTCGGGCGAGTGCGCCGAGCAGCTGGCGGCCGGCGCGCTGCGGGTGATGAGGGCGGACGTCGCCGTCTCCACGACGGGCGTGGGCGGGCCCGACCCTCAGGACGACCACCCGGCCGGAACCGTCTACCTCGGGTGGGCGATGGACGGCGCCCACGGTCATCGCGCGCTTCGGCTGAACGGCGACCCGGAGCACATCCTGTCGCAGACCGTGACCGAGGCGGTGCGGCTGCTGCTCGACGCATCCGTCAAGCTCTGA
- a CDS encoding SDR family oxidoreductase, producing the protein MTDSPGADPRHSEHDEGFAPQEQEQPGTTDETRPTPDHGEESYRGSDRLRGRRALITGGDSGIGRAVAIAFAREGADVAIAHMPEEQEDADETIGWIEKAGCRGRSLAGDIRDEEFATGIVDRTIAEFGGLDILVLNAAYQKDRESLDDLSTEEFDRVFRTNLYGLLWTARTAVPHLEPGSSIIVTSSIQAFNPSPNLIDYAMTKAAQVAFVKALAQQLGGKGIRVNAVAPGPIWTPLIPATGGDPEWIEQFGQDTPLGRAGQPAELAGAYVYLASDAATYVSGAVLPVTGGKGL; encoded by the coding sequence ATGACCGATTCCCCGGGCGCGGACCCGCGCCACTCCGAGCACGACGAGGGGTTCGCCCCGCAGGAGCAGGAGCAGCCGGGCACGACCGACGAGACGCGGCCCACTCCCGATCACGGCGAGGAGTCGTACCGCGGCTCCGATCGGCTGCGCGGGCGCCGAGCCCTCATCACCGGCGGCGACTCGGGCATCGGGCGCGCGGTCGCGATCGCGTTCGCGCGGGAGGGCGCCGATGTCGCGATCGCGCACATGCCCGAAGAGCAGGAGGACGCCGACGAGACGATCGGCTGGATCGAGAAGGCCGGATGCCGCGGCCGCAGCCTTGCGGGCGACATCCGCGACGAGGAGTTCGCCACCGGCATCGTCGATCGCACGATCGCGGAGTTCGGCGGCCTCGACATCCTCGTGCTCAACGCCGCGTACCAGAAGGACCGTGAGTCGCTCGACGACCTGTCCACCGAGGAGTTCGACCGCGTCTTCCGCACGAACCTCTACGGTCTGCTGTGGACGGCCCGCACGGCGGTGCCGCACCTCGAGCCGGGCTCATCGATCATCGTCACGTCGTCGATCCAAGCGTTCAACCCGTCGCCGAACCTCATCGACTACGCCATGACGAAGGCGGCGCAGGTCGCGTTCGTGAAGGCGCTCGCGCAGCAGCTCGGGGGGAAGGGCATCCGCGTCAACGCCGTCGCACCGGGACCGATCTGGACCCCGCTCATTCCCGCGACGGGCGGCGACCCCGAGTGGATCGAGCAGTTCGGCCAGGACACGCCGCTCGGTCGCGCGGGGCAGCCCGCCGAGCTCGCGGGCGCCTACGTCTACCTGGCGTCGGATGCCGCGACCTATGTGTCGGGCGCGGTGCTGCCGGTGACGGGCGGGAAGGGGCTGTAG
- a CDS encoding DUF2510 domain-containing protein has translation MATTPPGWYDDGHGALRWWDGARWTEHAQPLPVPDAAAGASESAQAASPIGDKPVVEDVEVVESLEQLEAATAAAPAQEQPVAPAGYPPVPPPPPGAQGAAPVTYPVAGGPGYPPAAYPGAPGQTGGFIAATEPKKSKTWIIWLVIGIVLLLAVAAAAVIIPLTLMLSSTSSSVGPSGDDETAAVATVELYDDAWSTSDCDKFFAATTESFRESIELPTCEEFEFASGDFGASVQNYDITVTEIEHDEGSIVVSTTESYESLIDELGEPVDEPIPVEDHYVYTLVESGSDWLIDGATTE, from the coding sequence ATGGCGACGACCCCACCAGGCTGGTACGACGACGGACACGGCGCACTGCGCTGGTGGGACGGCGCGCGCTGGACCGAGCATGCGCAGCCTCTTCCGGTGCCGGATGCCGCGGCCGGGGCATCCGAGTCGGCGCAAGCCGCTTCGCCGATCGGCGACAAGCCCGTCGTCGAGGATGTCGAGGTCGTGGAGTCGCTCGAGCAGCTCGAGGCAGCGACGGCGGCCGCTCCGGCGCAGGAGCAGCCCGTCGCGCCCGCTGGTTACCCGCCGGTCCCGCCTCCTCCGCCCGGTGCGCAGGGCGCCGCCCCGGTGACGTACCCCGTCGCCGGTGGACCGGGGTACCCGCCTGCCGCTTACCCGGGCGCGCCGGGGCAGACGGGCGGCTTCATCGCCGCGACCGAGCCGAAGAAGTCGAAGACGTGGATCATCTGGCTCGTCATCGGCATCGTCCTGCTGCTGGCGGTCGCCGCGGCCGCGGTCATCATCCCCCTGACGCTCATGCTCAGCAGCACCTCTTCGTCGGTCGGACCGTCCGGCGACGACGAGACGGCCGCAGTCGCGACGGTGGAGCTGTACGACGACGCATGGTCGACGAGCGACTGCGACAAGTTCTTCGCGGCGACCACCGAGTCGTTCCGCGAGAGCATCGAACTGCCGACGTGCGAGGAGTTCGAGTTCGCGTCCGGTGACTTCGGCGCGTCGGTGCAGAATTACGACATCACCGTCACCGAGATCGAGCACGACGAGGGCTCGATCGTCGTCTCGACGACCGAGAGCTACGAGAGCCTCATCGACGAGCTCGGCGAGCCGGTCGACGAGCCGATCCCGGTCGAGGACCACTACGTGTACACGCTCGTCGAAAGCGGGTCCGACTGGCTCATCGACGGGGCCACGACGGAGTGA
- a CDS encoding TSUP family transporter codes for MTGDEGTHPRRSVGFFAACIGTGLAAGLLSGLFGVGGGTVIVPLLVLFLHFDQRLAAGTSLAAIVPTAAVGVISYAVHGAVAWIPAIILAAGAVIGAQVGTWLIHRVSQVALRWGFVGFLVVVIVSLFVVIPSRDAQLDLTWWTGLGLAALGIVTGVLSGLLGVGGGVIVVPALLLLFGTSDLVAKGTSLLMMIPTAISGTVGNLRRKNLDIVAALCVGLAACTTTAVGAWIATLIDPLVGNILFAAFLVVIAVQMALRAIRAQRQARGDEG; via the coding sequence GTGACCGGTGACGAGGGCACCCACCCGCGGAGGTCGGTGGGCTTCTTCGCCGCGTGCATCGGCACGGGCCTCGCGGCAGGTCTCCTGTCGGGGCTGTTCGGCGTCGGCGGCGGAACGGTCATCGTGCCGTTGCTCGTGCTGTTCCTGCACTTCGACCAGCGTCTCGCCGCGGGCACCTCGCTCGCCGCGATCGTGCCGACGGCCGCCGTCGGGGTCATCAGCTACGCCGTTCACGGGGCGGTCGCGTGGATCCCCGCGATCATCCTCGCCGCGGGCGCCGTCATCGGCGCGCAGGTCGGAACGTGGCTCATCCACCGGGTGTCGCAGGTCGCGCTGCGGTGGGGCTTCGTGGGCTTCCTCGTCGTGGTGATCGTGAGCCTGTTCGTCGTGATCCCGTCCCGCGACGCCCAGCTCGACCTCACGTGGTGGACGGGGCTCGGCCTCGCCGCCCTCGGCATCGTCACGGGAGTGCTCTCGGGACTGCTCGGCGTGGGCGGAGGAGTGATCGTCGTGCCCGCGCTGCTCCTGCTGTTCGGCACGAGCGACCTCGTCGCGAAGGGCACGTCGCTGCTCATGATGATCCCGACCGCGATCTCCGGCACGGTCGGCAACCTCCGCCGTAAGAACCTCGACATCGTCGCCGCCCTGTGCGTCGGCCTGGCAGCCTGCACGACGACCGCCGTCGGCGCGTGGATCGCGACGCTCATCGACCCCCTCGTCGGGAACATCCTGTTCGCGGCGTTCCTCGTCGTCATCGCGGTGCAGATGGCGCTCAGGGCGATCCGCGCGCAGCGCCAGGCGCGGGGTGACGAGGGCTGA
- a CDS encoding FAS1-like dehydratase domain-containing protein → MPVNPELVGRVFPPTAPYLVGREKVREFARAVFADDPQHTDPTAARALGYADVVAPPTFAMVVQDLTLQQLLAEPDSGIELSRVLHAEQRFRYSRPIVAGDELTATLSVTGIRSVGGNAMVTSEAEITDATGGHVATATSVLLVGGDE, encoded by the coding sequence GTGCCAGTGAACCCCGAGCTCGTCGGGCGCGTCTTCCCCCCGACCGCGCCCTATCTCGTCGGCCGCGAGAAGGTGCGCGAGTTCGCGCGTGCCGTGTTCGCCGACGACCCGCAGCACACCGACCCCACCGCGGCGAGGGCCCTCGGCTACGCCGACGTCGTCGCGCCGCCGACGTTCGCGATGGTCGTCCAGGACCTCACGCTGCAGCAGCTGCTCGCCGAGCCCGACTCCGGCATCGAGCTGTCGCGCGTGCTGCACGCCGAGCAGCGCTTCCGCTACTCGCGCCCGATCGTGGCGGGCGACGAGCTCACTGCGACCCTGTCGGTCACGGGCATCCGCTCGGTCGGCGGCAACGCGATGGTCACGAGCGAGGCCGAGATCACGGATGCCACGGGCGGCCACGTCGCGACGGCGACGTCGGTGCTGCTGGTCGGAGGTGACGAATGA
- a CDS encoding MaoC/PaaZ C-terminal domain-containing protein: MSELIVGDVVAQRDVHLTRESLVRYAGASGDFNPIHYRDDVAAKVGLPGVLAHGMLTMGLAVETIVPWLGDSGRILEYGVRFTRPVVVDPDDGATLTVVAKVGAIADDAVRIDLTVTHGETTVLGKAQVRVRPLAA; this comes from the coding sequence ATGAGCGAGCTGATCGTCGGCGACGTCGTCGCCCAGCGCGACGTGCACCTCACGCGCGAGTCGCTCGTGCGGTACGCCGGGGCATCCGGAGACTTCAACCCCATCCACTACCGCGACGATGTCGCCGCGAAGGTCGGCCTGCCGGGTGTCCTCGCCCACGGCATGCTCACGATGGGCCTCGCGGTCGAGACGATCGTGCCGTGGCTCGGCGACTCGGGGCGGATCCTCGAGTACGGAGTCCGCTTCACGCGTCCGGTCGTCGTCGACCCCGATGACGGCGCGACGCTGACCGTCGTCGCGAAGGTCGGGGCGATCGCCGACGACGCCGTGCGCATCGACCTCACGGTGACCCACGGCGAGACGACGGTGCTCGGCAAGGCCCAGGTGCGCGTGCGCCCGCTCGCCGCGTAG
- a CDS encoding UDP-N-acetylmuramate dehydrogenase, with protein sequence MPDVTPVPLAQLTTLRTGGAPTRMIDARTTGELVAALHDAWSEHGAWLVLGGGSNLFVGDGPFEGTVVRVLTQGIERMPSPRPGFARLRVQAGHDWDRLVAYAVSEGLAGIEAMSGIPGTVGAAPVQNIGAYGQEIVQTLVEVELLDEGAADPVVVPASELGLGFRTSVLKHHYGSVPARSAVILSVTLELEEVGHAERAIGGEQLRAALGLDEGTAVTLEWVRNHVLDTRRRKGMVLDPDDPDTYSAGSFFQNAIVSASFARTLPPECPRWPLEPDPDTFLVIPLDSFDGFVPPAATQDPAVKVSAAWLIEQSGIRKGFKLPRSRAAISTKHALALTNRGNGTAAELAELARFIQGRVQSEFGLILQPEPVLVGVDL encoded by the coding sequence ATGCCCGACGTCACTCCCGTTCCGCTCGCGCAGCTGACCACGCTGCGCACCGGCGGCGCGCCCACGCGCATGATCGACGCCCGCACGACGGGCGAGCTCGTGGCGGCGCTGCACGACGCGTGGTCAGAGCACGGCGCGTGGCTGGTCCTGGGCGGCGGCTCGAACCTCTTCGTGGGCGACGGACCTTTCGAGGGCACCGTCGTGCGCGTGCTGACACAGGGGATCGAGCGGATGCCCTCACCGCGGCCCGGGTTCGCGAGGCTCCGGGTGCAGGCGGGCCACGACTGGGATCGCCTCGTGGCGTATGCCGTGAGCGAGGGGCTCGCCGGCATCGAGGCGATGTCCGGCATCCCGGGCACCGTGGGTGCGGCGCCGGTGCAGAACATCGGGGCGTACGGGCAGGAGATCGTGCAGACGCTCGTCGAGGTCGAGCTGCTCGACGAGGGCGCCGCGGACCCGGTCGTCGTCCCGGCATCCGAACTCGGCCTCGGCTTCCGCACGTCGGTGCTCAAGCATCACTACGGATCGGTGCCCGCGCGCAGCGCGGTCATCCTGTCGGTCACGCTCGAGCTCGAGGAGGTCGGCCACGCCGAGCGCGCGATCGGAGGCGAGCAGCTTCGCGCCGCCCTCGGCCTCGATGAAGGCACCGCCGTCACACTCGAGTGGGTGCGCAACCACGTGCTCGACACACGCCGCCGCAAGGGCATGGTGCTTGACCCGGACGACCCCGACACGTACAGCGCGGGCTCGTTCTTCCAGAACGCGATCGTGTCCGCGTCGTTCGCGCGGACCCTTCCGCCCGAGTGCCCCCGGTGGCCGCTCGAACCGGATCCGGACACGTTCCTCGTCATTCCGCTCGACTCGTTCGACGGGTTCGTTCCGCCCGCGGCGACGCAGGATCCCGCGGTCAAGGTCAGTGCCGCGTGGCTCATCGAGCAGTCCGGCATCCGCAAGGGCTTCAAGCTGCCGCGCTCGCGCGCCGCGATCTCGACGAAGCACGCGCTCGCCCTCACCAACCGCGGCAATGGAACGGCGGCCGAGCTCGCCGAGCTCGCGCGCTTCATCCAGGGGAGGGTGCAGTCCGAGTTCGGGCTGATCCTGCAACCGGAGCCCGTGCTTGTGGGCGTGGACCTGTAG
- a CDS encoding helix-turn-helix transcriptional regulator, with protein MARANTFFVGLRDQTADLLTSGVSVDVLGQPGSGRTTLVASVTSALVELGWDVVHVRGVAALADRPLEALAVADLLRRPAQRPESRVAATVERLRSELADGRTVLVVDDADDLDVTSAGAIAAAHGQRPFPVLTTSRPRPAYRQAPVTLRSSIRPGVVLDIPPLDFVEVLAILADILPGDIEPDTLARIHALSGGLPNLIVAVAVAARQTGRIRQIDGVWVADADLWTPGLTRVVQTLIADLGEPALEALQMLSLAGTVPVSLAAELVGWAALEELDACGLLRFVPRGDDVVLGIFPPLVEERYRRPPLGARSLHFNARIAALLDPSTTAMPGASTLLPPAVTAPWFWPGDAQPTAPRFDRDEGNVEAAELSDTVHVRLMREHWHRQLLLRRREWERNPEAATAILYLRALLVNNAEVETMSRVVAQTPPSTDQAQMAELHRWHALVLAYAADDLAGARTLLQRAATEVGPWAEVLHAVEDYLTLTLDRLPEPRAVAVQRTETRQFSAAVSAATHIAVGDVSEARTALEAAEWTDADMIRTRDVVRGMANLIAGEVEEALAWSRRHVEEARDALDTESVYGHAYVAVSALILSGRMNELRTMLGNVLSTGLTSSVQRHYVDSLLGLAAVLAARDGHTTRDASYYRYLRSAARSSTLPLPAWAMARADIEVADDDPEGAEHLWDAVQGYLDRGLVVSAVLLGGVALDLSPDPDRVATLREATGPRAAGLLDAVLRVAEAAVDDDPVAGARLGRRLIDAGLVSLGVRATGHSIRRLRASGAATESREVLDALVRQLHGAGIDPDPLLGSLAPTRQLSPREQQVGSLVAHGMTNAEIARMLGITPKTVENHLSRILRKLGATDRSEVVGVFRG; from the coding sequence ATGGCCAGGGCGAACACGTTCTTCGTCGGGCTCCGCGATCAGACCGCGGATCTGCTGACCTCGGGTGTCAGCGTCGACGTGCTCGGCCAGCCCGGCTCAGGACGCACCACCCTTGTGGCGTCGGTGACGTCGGCACTTGTCGAGCTCGGCTGGGACGTGGTGCATGTACGTGGGGTGGCCGCGCTCGCCGACCGTCCGCTCGAGGCTCTGGCGGTCGCGGACCTGCTCAGGCGCCCGGCCCAGCGGCCGGAGTCACGCGTGGCGGCCACGGTGGAGCGGCTGCGCTCGGAGTTGGCGGACGGGCGGACAGTCCTCGTCGTCGACGACGCCGACGACCTCGACGTCACCTCAGCGGGCGCGATCGCGGCCGCGCACGGTCAGCGGCCGTTTCCCGTGCTGACGACGTCGCGCCCGCGGCCCGCCTACCGCCAGGCTCCGGTCACTCTGCGTTCCTCGATCCGGCCCGGAGTCGTCCTCGACATTCCACCGCTCGACTTCGTCGAGGTCCTCGCGATCCTCGCGGACATTCTGCCAGGGGACATCGAACCGGACACGCTGGCGCGCATCCACGCCCTCTCCGGAGGACTGCCGAACCTGATCGTGGCGGTGGCGGTCGCAGCGCGCCAGACCGGACGCATCCGGCAGATCGACGGCGTATGGGTCGCCGACGCGGACCTGTGGACCCCCGGGCTGACCCGCGTGGTCCAGACCCTGATCGCCGATCTGGGGGAACCTGCACTCGAGGCCCTGCAGATGCTGTCGCTCGCCGGAACCGTCCCGGTGTCGTTGGCCGCTGAGCTCGTCGGCTGGGCGGCGCTGGAGGAGCTCGACGCGTGCGGTCTGCTGCGTTTCGTCCCGCGCGGCGACGACGTCGTGCTCGGGATCTTCCCGCCTCTCGTCGAGGAGCGGTATCGGCGTCCCCCGCTCGGTGCCCGCAGCTTGCACTTCAACGCCCGGATAGCCGCCCTGCTCGATCCCTCGACGACCGCGATGCCGGGTGCGTCGACGCTGCTGCCACCCGCTGTAACCGCCCCATGGTTCTGGCCCGGCGACGCCCAACCGACCGCGCCGCGGTTCGACCGCGATGAGGGCAACGTCGAGGCGGCCGAGTTGTCCGACACCGTCCACGTCCGCCTCATGCGCGAGCACTGGCACAGGCAGCTCCTGCTCCGGCGACGCGAGTGGGAGCGCAACCCCGAAGCGGCGACCGCGATCCTGTACCTGCGTGCCTTGCTCGTGAACAACGCCGAGGTCGAGACGATGTCGAGGGTGGTCGCGCAGACTCCTCCCAGCACCGATCAGGCGCAGATGGCGGAGCTGCACCGCTGGCACGCGCTCGTGCTCGCTTACGCCGCCGACGACCTCGCCGGAGCCCGAACCCTGCTGCAGCGCGCCGCCACCGAGGTCGGTCCGTGGGCCGAGGTGCTGCACGCCGTCGAGGATTACCTCACGCTCACGCTCGACCGGCTGCCGGAGCCGCGAGCGGTCGCGGTCCAGCGCACCGAGACGAGGCAGTTCTCGGCGGCGGTGTCCGCAGCGACGCACATCGCGGTCGGCGATGTATCGGAGGCGCGCACCGCTCTCGAGGCCGCCGAGTGGACCGATGCCGACATGATCCGCACGCGCGATGTGGTCCGGGGGATGGCGAACCTCATCGCCGGGGAGGTGGAAGAGGCGCTCGCATGGAGCCGTCGGCACGTGGAGGAGGCGCGGGACGCGCTCGACACCGAGAGCGTCTACGGGCACGCGTACGTGGCGGTGAGCGCCCTGATCCTCAGCGGTCGGATGAACGAGCTGCGCACGATGCTCGGCAACGTGCTGTCGACCGGGCTGACATCATCGGTCCAGCGGCACTACGTGGACTCGCTGCTCGGGCTCGCCGCTGTTCTCGCCGCGAGGGACGGCCACACGACGCGCGATGCGTCGTACTACCGGTATCTCAGGTCCGCCGCCAGGTCGAGCACGTTGCCGCTGCCGGCGTGGGCGATGGCGCGAGCGGACATCGAAGTCGCGGACGATGATCCGGAGGGCGCCGAGCACCTGTGGGACGCCGTCCAGGGGTACCTCGACCGGGGATTGGTCGTCTCGGCGGTGCTGCTCGGCGGCGTCGCGCTCGACCTGAGCCCGGATCCGGACCGCGTCGCGACGCTGCGCGAAGCGACGGGTCCCCGGGCCGCCGGCCTGCTGGACGCGGTGCTCAGGGTCGCCGAGGCCGCCGTCGACGACGATCCGGTCGCGGGGGCTCGGCTCGGGCGCCGACTGATCGACGCCGGCCTGGTCTCGCTGGGTGTGAGGGCGACCGGGCACTCGATCCGTCGCCTGCGCGCTTCGGGCGCCGCGACCGAATCCCGGGAGGTGCTGGACGCGCTGGTGCGACAGCTTCATGGCGCCGGCATCGACCCTGACCCTCTGCTCGGATCCCTCGCACCCACACGGCAGCTCTCGCCGCGGGAGCAGCAGGTGGGAAGCCTCGTGGCCCACGGCATGACGAACGCGGAGATCGCGCGCATGCTCGGCATCACCCCCAAGACGGTGGAGAACCACCTCAGCAGGATCCTCCGCAAACTGGGCGCCACGGACCGCTCCGAGGTGGTGGGTGTGTTCCGCGGCTGA
- a CDS encoding LPXTG cell wall anchor domain-containing protein, whose amino-acid sequence MRKTMIPATGVALLLMGVLAVGAAAPASAATMPMAAGVSAAAESAPRYEETSWLTAAPAGDDWNVIETRTVIDREAVPGQYEETGWVTGAPEDGRIWTQIAERYVVDVPAQPEQGEPTMWVDNPDYVPESTIEVFDHWQRYSWTGEPQTEDQAPVWPDPGWQPNVEGDPHGVGVEGAYYRSHGDSGNGDWFYLEAVNRTETVPAQGDPMIEVPNPDYRPAVPEQGHTEFRFAFAVDPVEELSHPEYRFGRYVATVPVPVDTPAEQVPVTAPDTLAETGADGQLTLLLGAGLLAALGAGLVAVRRFADAR is encoded by the coding sequence ATGCGAAAGACGATGATTCCGGCGACAGGGGTGGCCCTGCTGCTGATGGGAGTTCTCGCGGTCGGCGCGGCCGCCCCGGCATCGGCCGCAACGATGCCGATGGCCGCGGGGGTGTCTGCGGCCGCCGAAAGCGCGCCCCGCTACGAGGAGACCTCGTGGCTCACTGCCGCACCGGCCGGCGACGACTGGAACGTCATCGAGACACGCACCGTGATCGATCGCGAGGCGGTTCCGGGGCAGTACGAGGAGACCGGCTGGGTGACCGGAGCGCCTGAGGACGGCCGCATTTGGACGCAGATCGCCGAACGATACGTCGTGGACGTGCCGGCGCAGCCCGAGCAGGGTGAGCCGACGATGTGGGTGGACAACCCCGACTACGTGCCCGAGAGCACGATCGAGGTGTTCGACCACTGGCAGCGGTACAGCTGGACCGGTGAACCGCAGACCGAGGACCAGGCACCCGTCTGGCCCGACCCGGGGTGGCAGCCCAACGTCGAGGGCGACCCCCACGGCGTCGGCGTCGAGGGTGCGTACTACCGCAGCCACGGCGACTCGGGAAACGGCGACTGGTTTTACCTCGAGGCGGTCAACCGCACTGAGACGGTGCCGGCCCAGGGCGATCCGATGATCGAGGTGCCCAACCCCGACTATCGTCCGGCCGTTCCGGAGCAGGGGCACACCGAATTCCGATTCGCCTTCGCGGTGGATCCGGTCGAGGAGCTCAGCCACCCGGAGTACCGCTTCGGCCGGTATGTCGCGACCGTCCCGGTTCCGGTGGACACGCCTGCGGAGCAGGTTCCCGTGACTGCACCTGACACGCTCGCCGAGACCGGCGCCGACGGGCAGTTGACTCTGCTCCTCGGGGCGGGCCTGCTCGCGGCCCTCGGTGCGGGCCTCGTCGCGGTACGACGGTTCGCCGACGCCCGCTGA